GTTTGACAGCTGTGAACCACAGTAGCGCCACTGTCAAAAACTGCCTGTCTGAACATAGCCATGTCATATCCAAagtgttttttacattgttttttaatttagcttttaGGAAGTCTGTATTAGATTCTGAAACCTGTCTGTACATGATTGTTAATGTTAATAGCAGCACTTTTATGTGGAATAGTTGGAGATTTACACCCACCgtatatactggagtataagccatttttttcagcacccaaaatgtgctgaaaaagtcaccctcggcttatactccagtcaggtatcAGCCCAATTGAGATGCAGGTGCCACCGACGAGACTGGTGTTCCTCTGCCTGCAGAGGGAATCCCTAACGTCACTGGATAGGGCACGGCTTTTTGCATGACCTGCACAAGCCGCGCCCACATTAAAATACCATGTACTGGCTCTGTACAGAGCCCGTACTAAATCCCCGGCTTCGTACATATTGCATTAGGATTTACATTGCATTTACATATTGCATTAGGATTTACACTgttgaatttgaaataaaaaatgatagcaAAGTTATATATATGTGGGCCATCACAGAAGTGTTATTTGTCTAATAGAAGAAAGatttattcatataataatattcttgAGCCTTTAAGAAAGCAATTCTTTTGATAAGTGCAGTATATGCAGTGAGTGATGAAGTGATTTTCCATGGAGCCTTCATTGTTCTGATTATATATGCAGTGATGTAGCAGATATTAAGCAGATGTCATTGCCCACCACACTGCGCATTCATTCTTACCATAACATATTTGATTAAAGATCATAATATCAATatagtaatattgaaataaatatttaaaaaacatataccccactgatgcctcaatttatgtattttattggtatttattttgaatattgaaacttgccagtagctgcggcatttcccaccctcggatTATACTCGAgtaaatcaatttttcctgttttccaaggtaaaaataggtacctcggcttctATATACTCGGAATCAACTCAAATATATATGGTACTTTTGCTATGATTTTAAACCTTATTTTTTATGTAGAAGTGATGAAAATGACACATGATCACTGTCAGATTATATTTACAATGGTTTTATTCTTTCAGAGCACATTTGTCAACAGACCAGCTCTAGGCATTTTACCTCCCGAGAATTTTACTGAGAAACTGGAAGAATCCTTGTTGTCTGTAAGTAAGCTCATCTTCTATCCATATGTCCTTTAAAGGCACGGCAGTTATAGAAAAAAGACAGCACAAGTTTACAAACTGTCATTTGGACAAAccttaaaatgcatgttttttaattatgtgtttttgttttgttttttggttccaatttacatatttaatatgaatgttatttttatcattttgttgtGACATTAAAAAAGATCTCTTctcattcttttactttttcttataGATTGGACCAAAGGGTTTGGCACAAGTAATTACAATGTCGTGTGGTTCATGCTcaaatgaaaatgcttttaaattaatatttatgtggTACAGAGTAAGTGCAAATTCCATAGTTTATGATATTAgactgttgttttgtttattgtattgttttaaccAGTGATATAAATAGAACTTAAGGATAATATGAACACGAGCTTGGCCTGAgatagcagcttttttttaatacacatctttcaatgtaacaaaaaaacaaaaactaaaaaaagtgaatacctaaaaagtgtaaaatgatgagctgggggtaaaaaaaaattctaacttttCCATTGGGGTGCAGATTACTACTGAGCAAGTGCAAATTCCATGGTTTATGGTATTTGACGCTTGTTTGAACCAGTGACAGATCTGGGAGTGAAGGATGAGCTCTGGTTTCTCACACTTACCTATATTTGGGTTAGGAATGTCTAAATATTGTGCTTGCAGAAGTTTTAGGAGTGAttttcattaaatgtgttttttattgttagtttGTACTTTATATTGACAATGGTCAATATGGATTGAAATATTCCAATGTGTTGGATGCTTTCAATGACACCAATTTTATAGCTGATTTctaatcatatataaaataaataaacacaaccggatgcagctttgtattcatttCACACAATAAGCCATTATTTGTGCTTTAGTGCcaagtaaaattatatttaaaaaaaaaaaaagtttaatttattacataGTGGCTTCCCAATGCCGATAAAGGACAACTCTGTGTCAGCTAGATTGTCTTAACTTTCACTACTAAGAACATATAACTGCTTAATATCCAAGCATCTGAAAATGaaaattggaaatatttaaaTCTTAGTCCTGTTGTTTGAAAACTAAGGCCACCTTTTGCTAGAAGAATGGAGAATCGCTAACATTATTTGTGCAaactaatttaaaagaaaaaaaacttccctgGAATATNNNNNNNNNNNNNNNNNNNNNNNNNNNNNNNNNNNNNNNNNNNNNNNNNNNNNNNNNNNNNNNNNNNNNNNNNNNNNNNNNNNNNNNNNNNNNNNNNNNNNNNNNNNNNNNNNNNNNNNNNNNNNNNNNNNNNNNNNNNNNNNNNNNNNNNNNNNNNNNNNNNNNNNNNNNNNNNNNNNNNNNNNNNNNNNNNNNNNNNNNNNNNNNNNNNNNNNNNNNNNNNNNNNNNNNNNNNNNNNNNNNNNNNNNNNNNNNNNNNNNNNNNNNNNNNNNNNNNNNNNNNNNNNNNNNNNNNNNNNNNNNNNNNNNNNNNNNNNNNNNNNNNNNNNNNNNNNNNNNNNNNNNNNNNNNNNNNNNNNNNNNNNNNNNNNNNNNNNNNNNNNNNNNNNNNNNNNNNNNNNNNNNNNNNNNNNNNNNNNNNNNNNNNNNNNNNNNNNNNNNNNNNNNNNNNNNNNNNNNNNNNNNNNNNNNNNNNNNNNNNNNNNNNNNNNNNNNNNNNNNNNNNNNNNNNNNNNNNNNNNNNNNNNNNNNNNNNNNNNNNNNNNNNNNNNNNNNNNNNNNNNNNNNNNNNNNNNNNNNNNNNNNNNNNNNNNNNNNNNNNNNNNNNNNNNNNNNNNNNNNNNNNNNNNNNNNNNNNNNNNNNNNNNNNNNNNNNNNNNNNNNNNNNNNNNNNNNNNNNNNNNNNNNNNNNNNNNNNNNNNNNNNNNNNNNNNNNNNNNNNNNNNNNNNNNNNNNNNNNNNNNNNNNNNNNNNNNNNNNNNNNNNNNNNNNNNNNNNNNNNNNNNNNNNNNNNNNNNNNNNNNNNNNNNNNNNNNNNNNNNNNNNNNNNNNNNNNNNNNNNNNNNNNNNNNNNNNNNNNNNNNNNNNNNNNNNNNNNNNNNNNNNNNNNNNNNNNNNNNNNNNNNNNNNNNNNNNNNNNNNNNNNNNNNNNNNNNNNNNNNNNNNNNNNNNNNNNNNNNNNNNNNNNNNNNNNNNNNNNNNNNNNNNNNNNNNNNNNNNNNNNNNNNNNNNNNNNNNNNNNNNNNNNNNNNNNNNNNNNNNNNNNNNNNNNNNNNNNNNNNNNNNNNNNNNNNNNNNNNNNNNNNNNNNNNNNNNNNNNNNNNNNNNNNNNNNNNNNNNNNNNNNNNNNNNNNNNNNNNNNNNNNNNNNNNNNNNNNNNNNNNNNNNNNNNNNNNNNNNNNNNNNNNNNNNNNNNNNNNNNNNNNNNNNNNNNNNNNNNNNNNNNNNNNNNNNNNNNNNNNNNNNNNNNNNNNNNNNNNNNNNNNNNNNNNNNNNNNNNNNNNNNNNNNNNNNNNNNNNNNNNNNNNNNNNNNNNNNNNNNNNNNNNNNNNNNNNNNNNNNNNNNNNNNNNNNNNNNNNNNNNNNNNNNNNNNNNNNNNNNNNNNNNNNNNNNNNNNNNNNNNNNNNNNNNNNNNNNNNNNNNNNNNNNNNNNNAATATGGAATATCTTTTCATATACCGGACTGGTTAGAAATACTTAAGCAAGAGCCCGTGTTCCTGTTTACCACCTGAGCTAAGAATTATTTGGTCCGTCATTGCTGTCATCTCTCGGAAAGGCTGGTTCTCTGACTGTCTGTTTTTAatacttaaaattaaattaaaactggAACAAACATGTAGATCAGAAACCTAATTGTTTACCTGAAAACTTAGACGGTAATGAAGTAAATGGACCATTATTGGTGCCAGAAGATGGATTAGTTCACTATAGGGAAAATTATATAACTGCCAAGCCTAGATAGTTTGAGAGTATAAGAATAAAGGGGGATAGAGAATAGAATAGACTTTTTAAGGCAGGTGAGTAGAAaggtattaattaaaaaaaaaatgttattgaattgattatacaatatataacacaGTACCATACATATGTACAGCCAAGTGGTTTGCTGGGCTCATATATTTGTAGGGCTAGAATGTGCCCTCTCCACAGGTTCCAATTACAACAATAGTGCAAgtgatatatacagaatatataattgATCgcttgttacccgacgcgttttgctcCCTGGGGGCTTTCTTAGGGGTTTTTTGAGAGATCAAGATACTGTGATAAAGCATAATACAAAACATTATGAATACCATGCAAAAGGTAAGACATATTTTCAAAGCATATGTGTGCATAAAGTATTAGGTTGTTTTTGATGGAATTAACAAATTGATTACTCACTGTAATAAAGGTATTGCATGTAATAAAGGTAACTTACTTCTAAATTATTGTGATGACATCAAACCACACTAAAGGTTAACTGATTTAAAAGGAAAGGACATTGACTGTCTGCTGGGATTGGCAAGGTTGGATGTGCGATTGTTGAAATGGATAAGGGTAAGTTAGGAGTAATAGTATACAAAACAGTCATTAGATGGCCCGGAAAAGTTCAGAACaattcaaattaaaaacagacaaCTAACATTTTCTGGGGAATAGGTCACCAATTATAAGGTTGTAccttaaagattttttatttatttctttaaataggtCACTTTTCTTTCGCTGAAACCATTAGCCAGTGTCATATGGTTCATCTTTATGCGTGCTATATATTAACATGCCAGGTGTGATTTCCATAAGTTGCAGCATTCCTATGAAATCGTAGCATCACTTTTTAAGCAGAAACATGTATTTAGCatcactttaataaataactaaatagtTTTACTGGAATTAATTGCTCATTCCTGATACTTTCTCAAAGTTTTACCTAGATCAGCTGTGTTACTCAAACTATTGTATAAATATAGagcacatttatattataaaaataaaataattaaattaaaataaatttattatgtgATATCCACTTGCTCAACCTCAAGCTTccattttaaaactgtattctctaaaaatgtatttttttttatttgtattgaagtAATTTATTCTATGTGATGCCCAATAAAATGGGAATCAACattaatgctttattttcttaTCTAGTATCCAGGTTGCCCTGACTTCAGCATTTTGTCTTTTATGGGTGGTTTTCATGGAAGAACTATGGGTAAGCACAAAGTAAATTATGAATTGTTAACCCTTCACAATATGCATGGACTCTTTACTGTCTAATTgtagtaaatatattaataagtaCCCAATACCCAAACCCATGTATCTGTTTTGTTTGTGAATGTCCATGTGTAATCAGCACTGGGCTTTTGTTAGCTATCCTGCTGTGAGGAGCCATGGCATTCTTAAATCTAGCAAACCTGTTGTCTGTAGATAAGCAGTTATTTGCTTCCAGAACCACTGTTCTGTCGCTGATTATTGATTTGATCTGCCAGGTGACTTTCAGGCTTTATAAACAGCGCttgcaataaaatcctgcctaACAATAGTGCTTGCAATCTGCTTTTCTGTCTTGGGGAATTACTTTATCTTTGTATCCTATCAAAACATAATTAATTCATTTACATTCtattctgaatatatatatatatgttactatTCAGTTCGTTTTTTGAGGCTGCATTAtgaatttatatacaaataactgtaacagAAACTTATTCCATCATCTGTTCATCTTTACTATAAAAGGAAGTTAGGGGGAATTTTACTATGATCCGTGagcacataaatacatttgtaaaataatgatcttcctaatgctgacaaggactgtggaggctctgattcattgatcagctcacagttaagtgaagtattactattgttactattatcattagttacattatctttggtattactaaagaaatgcaaaatattaatttgctttttctcactcattatgggtttatttcattcaaatctaagaccaaacaagaaatgatagttatcaaagtcaagatatttgatgccattaaatataccagctaaaaaaatacacagctatggtcatacttacctaaaagagcattgaattaaaacaaataaaataaaacatatcaaataaatcagatgagaatcagtataCGCGGATAATAGTCGAAACAGTACTAAAGCTTACAgctcggtaacggttgcctcatacaacttaacactacactgacgtcacgctgcaccttccttgtttttctgtctctagtacaatttgtgaatttagtgcaatataaaggtgagaattgtaattcagaatataagaatttattagaatattatttttgttttaatacactGCACaccacatgtgatttacatgatattgtgtGTGCTGATtctaaatctgaactcagaatttgcctatcatgtacagattgcagtgatattaataaaacataaaaaatgcaaataatgtccaagtttttctgtggaccaccaaaatttgctcgtggaccactggttggcaaccactggagTATACCATTCCCCCTTTTCCATAGCAGTCTTGTCTTCACTTAAATTACACCCAAAGTTCTTTTGTTCTCCAAGTAATGATTAGGAGAATATTTGCAACAGACACAAATTTTTGTTTCTTGGAGACCATAGGGCACAAAATACTTGTCTTCATTATGTTAGTTGTAGGCATTATTTTATgtcttaaataaaagaaaaaatgggttACCCTAATCCCAACGAATGGGTGCCATTAAATTCCTTTGGTCTTAGGgtaacctgtttttttcttttcttttattcaaaaCATTATGATGTATAGGAAATGGCATTCCTCTACAGAATCACCATAGAACACAACATTCTTGCTATTTTTGCTGTGTTATGCCCTAAACTCTGAACCTGTAAGTGTATTAGAAAATTTACATTACAAGATATTGTCATCACAACAATAAGTGAAATAAATTCTGTCTTCtggaaaaacagattttaatatCAGCCCAGCAGGGTCCCTTACTAACTTTATCTAAAGCTAGGTTAAAGAATATTTTGAGTACAGTTGAACTTAAACAGATATTGAGATGAAACATTTAACAGAACAGAATTTTCATGGTGCGGAtgcattgaaaatatataaatgtgtgcacAGACATTTGAACATACCACATAAAGACTTTTACAAATACAAGAAAagttattctttgttttttctatacAATGCAGGCAAATCATAGTTGTTTCAAGAACTACCAGGGTGCTGTACATTTCTTTCTGAATTCATATATTCAGAAAGAATTCCAGTTTCAGTGCTTGGACTCTAAGCCCAGCACTGAGCTGTTATGTAATTGTTATGCTTTTGTTATCAGTAATCATTATTGATATCATCATTAGTGGGTTGTTATATTATGTTCAGTATAAACATTGTTTTCTTCTGTACTGCGTACTAATAATTTTACTTTGACGTTTTAGGTTGTCTAGCAACAACACATTCTAAAGCTATTCATAAGCTAGATATTCCTTCATTTGACTGGCCTATTGCCCCTTTTCCAAAACTAAAGTACCCATTGGACCAGTTTACCAAGGAAAACCAGGACGAAGAGGCCCGCTGTTTGGAAGAGGTAAATTGGGTTATATGTATGATTGAAGCTGATATTTGGGGGTTACCAAGTTATAGCATCACCCCAAACCTGGCATTTTCACAATGAATATTTACAGAAAGTTCTTCCTGCTACTAAAATAggttacatttacctttaacaaAACCACAAACACTAGTATCCAAAATGCATTGCTAAATTTCATGTGTATCAAAGCTGCCCCTTCTCCTTTAAAATGCTCTCTGAAAAAACTAGTCATACCACATCTACCAAGAACCCCCAAGTTTCCTCAAAGTCCCATCTAGCAGTCATATTGGAAAAGGTTTGGGTAATAAAAGAATTTTCAGacttgcattaaaagaaaaaaaaaaagaatataaaaacctGTACAAAACACTTAaattctataaatattaaaaatattacaaattataattaaatttttagtacaatcaatataatattatgagcCCAAAGGTGTTTATTTTGGCTGCATGGCTTGTGAAGACTCCGCTTTAATTCCAAAGATAACTTTATTTGAATATCTGCACTTTCTGCACTGAAGACAAACTTTTTACCCGACTCCACCAGTGAAATCTTTACAGCTGAACCAAGATGAGACAGTAGTAAAGTCCCCTAAATTTATTCCTTCCGCACTctatccagaactaaaaaaaaatgttttggctgttgataaatatttgtaattagaaAATGCTCTGTGCAAGTTGCAACTGCAGAGAAGTAGCCAGTTTGTTGATCAGTAACTAACTTAGGGTTAGACCCACACAGGCAATTTTGTCTGCCGATGGTGTAAGCTTACAAGTACCATGCAGTGTCAGTTTGTCATTTTACAACTGGAAAATGAATTGCTGCTATATGTCCCTTGTGTAGTTTACATAAAATGGAACCATTTTGTTCCATCTAACAAAGGATTTCTATTTTTGGCAAATAATCTCAAGTGATTTTAGTAGCACAGCTGAGCTACCTATAATTGTTCATGCAGCTCTGTTCTTAACCTAACTTCCTACAGCTGGAAATTTATGTTAAAATCAAATGttgtatctgtaaaataaaaagtataacgTCGATGATGTTGAAAAATCCAAAACTACACAAATTCTGATggtcagtatttttatttatataggtgGAGGACTTAATtgtaaaatacaggaaaaagaaaaagactgtGGCTGGAATTGTTGTAGAGCCAATCCAGTCAGAAGGAGGGGATAACCATGCATCTGATGACTTCTTCAGGAAACTAAGAGATATTTCACGAAAGGTTGTAAAACgcttttctttaataatattatgttaaaaaaaaaaattagtggatCTATCATCAGAAttgttactttacaaaaaaagggtagacaacattttttttttcttttttttatttcaatgagtttttattatagtttacaaAAGTAAGTATACAATCCAGCATACTAAACAATCATTCTTCAAGGCAGTGCATACAAATGATACAACCATGACTTGGGAATACCAGAGGTCCCTCTTTGCTTACCCACTTCGAGTGCCACACCTCCCCCGCCCTTATTACCACACCCTGCTtcctttttcccccaaaaaacacTGACTACCGAATTTCAGTTTAAATGGCTGTAGcagctgtttattttctttacaaaaaacaaccgtaaacaatacataacatgaatatttaccattaatattcatattaacaTTATAACATCCAATTACATGCTTCATTATTCTTACCAGCATAACTTCCCTAACCCCTAATGCCCAACAACTTTTGCTATAGGTCCTCAAAGGCATTCTTGTCACCAAACCTCTTGGGGCCGCGACTAACATCTCCTTAATCCTAGCCGCACTTCACCGGCTCGGGAACGCTGCCATATGCCCAGCAGCCCCTACCATCCTCACCACCTGTAGCTCTGCCTGCTTCTACTACACAACTGGAGACACCATACCTAAGGCGGTACTCTGCAACACCCAAGAATGCCACTTTTTCCAGGACTGCCCCCGAGGACCTTTTCAACTGCAAGCCTTCTCAACCTTACCCTATAACCCCACCCATGAATCCCACCACCTCCAAACACTTGGGGTAGGTGGGTTGTTTTGTCCCCTTCCATTCCCCACTTTTAAAACCTTCAACCTCGCCCTTTTCTTAAATGTACCAAACCGTAACCTTCTCCACTTACCCCTCTCGTTGCTGGTCCTCTGTTACCCCTCCCCGCCCCGTCATGTTCGCCTTTCAACTACTTTTATTTGGGCtcttctgtatttttctacaaatttttaaacaaaaaaaagggtgaccCCTCGCCTCTGGCCTATCTCTTCTATCGCCTCTTGCCTGAAATGTTATGTATGAATATATCTGTTAGCATGGTTCCGCTCCTGGGCTCCCACCAGCATCCCCCAGCCCCCCTTGCAGAGAGGTCTGAAACCGCTCATCGTGCAGGGCTGTCTCACAGAAGGCTCCAGGCTGCAGCAGGCTCTGATTTCTCTTCTCGCTCCTGCAACAACGATAGTCACAGCGAAGCTAACGTAGGCCACATAAAATGGCTGGGCCTGCCAGATTCGGCCCGTGGGCCTAGTGTTTGACACCTAAGCAATAGAGAGAAGTAACTAGAATCTttcctatttttctatttaaggAAGATCTTGGCAGTTAGCCCGCTCCCTAATATAACTGCTTCTAAGGCTGATTTCAGGCAGGTGCTTCGACTATTCTCAGAcccaatttttatgtttatgtgccCAGAAATGGTAAGAAGGTAGTACTAATATGCAATTTTGAGCTGCTGCCAAAATGCCACGTGTCATAAAAGATCCTGGGTCATATGCTGTTCTTTAAAACACTTTCCACTAACTTTTACATACTTAATGGAGATGGAAAACATCTTGTTTAGGTTTTTGGGAGCAGTTCAGAGGTTCTGATTTTCTGCATAgagttttttgtaaaaacaacattGCCTTCAAAtgcctgcaaaagaaaaaaaggcttttaccCCCAACAGTTTATTTTAGTGGTATTCAGGGTGATTCAACGCTGGTTGAAAATGGTGAACGGCAGCAATACCACTTGGAATAACTTTACATCTAATCATACCTATGCTAATGGACAGTATCTTGACTCTAGAGTGTTTGTTGTAATCTTTAAGAAGAAATAACGAACATCACATAGATAACTCTGGTATGACATGTTTTTAAAGCACATTACtgtttaagaatatgtaaatggtccatggattctcaaccagggttcatccaaaggttgctgagggttccatgatcaatttgtgactctcaggtcacaTTAACTGACAAaccatgatctttttggctctctataagagtggcattcttcccactgggcagtGCTTTataaaggcattcttcccactaaccaccacactgatgtactgtgatttgctgaaataactttcaggtccttagggaaccacttctataattactatatcaaggGGTTGCcccaaggtaaaaaaatatcCGAAAACATTGGTCTGGGCACACATACAGGCCAACCATAGGTCAAGTTTCTTTCAAAGCCCTGATTTATTCACATAACAATAAATTTGATaccagaattatttattttaccttttagtgAATTTGAGAATTTCAAGTTTGCTTCAGTTTCTGTGTTTTAAAATCTATGTTTGAACCTCTACAGCATGGATGTGCATTTTTAGTGGACGAGGTCCAAACTGGAGGAGGAGCAACTGGAAAATTTTGGGCCCATGAACACTGGGGTTTGGACGATCCAGCTGATGTTGTTTCCTTTAGTAAAAAAATGATGACAGGAGGGTTTTTCTATAAAGAGGAACTCCGTCCAGATGCAGTAAGTATTCAGACAATAACTGCTTCTGAGTTAAATATACTATAAATTGCTTCAGAATCCCATTCTCAACATTCACCATACTCTTACTGCATATCTCTACAGTTGTTTCCTAGTGTTTGATTGCTTTCAACTATGAGCTAGTGATCATACATACCAGGAACTTCATTAAGATACAATTATTAAAACATGCAGAGGCCACTGTACTATATAGATGGTAGTGCTAAAATTAAATACTTTAAGTGtctgtttaaatgttaaaagtaaaaattgcaaaatgtatatgttacatttttccgATTTTTCCTGTATTCAAAAAAGACTTCCCACTATCTTACAGATTTCAAAAGctttaatgtgttatttaaaatgcaaagataaaggctatgtttagactggtcATGAGCTTGTAGTGCGGTTACCGATTCATCATGCTAGTGAAGTGCGACCTGGCAGAAGACTCTACAAGTAGCTTTCATCCATGGCAGCCCTAAAAAGAATGAACAATGGCTCCAGGGATCAGTACAGCACTGCTTACTACTACCAGCTGTccaatgtgcagatgctggttctctAAAAACCAGAGCTGTGATGTGAATGACTAAGCGCCCGATAAAGTGCCAGCCACCGGGAGCCATGCTGGACCGCTCAGTACAGGAACAGGTTTGAACCTGCACAAACTCTTAAGGTTTTTAGGagaaagatattttttgtttgaggATATTTACCTCGggactttaacctcctgggcagttcatttctgtccagatttatgtctaaaagcggtacattgtttttcacgaaaatttattttactgaataatgtagtatgagtatgaaaaagtttgaaacactaacactaatcatgtcaaaataacaaattaattaaatatttttttttttttttttttttttttaagaaaataagtAATATACCCATACTTTAatattctactgtaaaataaatgttcgtgaaagacagtgtactgcttttacacatataagtccactgtattgcattcaatacacttattttgtattcaatgcaatacaaatagatttgactTTCCCGCCCGCCCCTCATCAAGTGcagaagaagccggccggaggaagaaggaagacagcAATTGCAGAGAAGGATGGCGCGGGACGCTCGCGGATCAGATAAGTAGCGATTTAGTTAGCTAGACATAGATTTATTTGAGCAGGACCTTAGACAATAAGCGTTCATCGCGTTTCGTGGACTAaaatttgcttcttcaggaacaaaaTAGCCTAAAATCACAGAATAcataaattacaatttacaattttttttacagtaatctgTTACCATAACCCATGAATAACTTACTTATAGATGTCTCCACATTGTATTTCCCTTCTTTGGGATACCCAGATCAACACCAAAATCCTTCCCTCTGCCTAAGGTCCTGCTCAAACAAATCTATGTCTAGAATTATGTAATGATTTTATCGAAAATtctaataaagaaatgatttaaaCGTATATGTTTAAAGCTTGGAATGTGATGCCTTTAAAGTTCGAGGTAAATATcctcaaacaaaaaatatctcTTTTGTATTACAAAGTGGCATGTGGCATTGGAGACTTATATTCAAATATAGGGATTGTCCAACCAACAAGATAGAAGGTTTTTAAGAGTCTGTGCAGCACAACTCTTCTCTACTTTGGGAAGAGTAAACGTATGTGCACTAATGCTGCAGCAACACTTTTATATTTCTcgactttttcattttatttcacattattttactTTCCGTACACACAGTAATCAtgcctgttctttttttaatcttttgcaaGCCTTATCGAATTTTCAACACCTGGCTTGGTGACCCTTCCAAAACACTTCTGATGGCTgaagttttaaatgtaatta
The Pyxicephalus adspersus chromosome 7, UCB_Pads_2.0, whole genome shotgun sequence genome window above contains:
- the ABAT gene encoding 4-aminobutyrate aminotransferase, mitochondrial (The sequence of the model RefSeq protein was modified relative to this genomic sequence to represent the inferred CDS: added 63 bases not found in genome assembly) yields the protein MKMASMLLTRHMTQTLQLHSRLLVPCCRYISQAAPKKNVDFEYDGPLMKTEVPGPRSKELIKQLNTIQNADAVNFFCNYEESRGNYLVDVDGNRMLDLYSQISSIPIGYNHPALIKILQQPQNLSTFVNRPALGILPPENFTEKLEESLLSIGPKGLAQVITMSCGSCSNENAFKLIFMWYRNKERGHSSATKEELESCMINQYPGCPDFSILSFMGGFHGRTMGCLATTHSKAIHKLDIPSFDWPIAPFPKLKYPLDQFTKENQDEEARCLEEVEDLIVKYRKKKKTVAGIVVEPIQSEGGDNHASDDFFRKLRDISRKHGCAFLVDEVQTGGGATGKFWAHEHWGLDDPADVVSFSKKMMTGGFFYKEELRPDAPYRIFNTWLGDPSKTLLMAEVLNVIKREDLLNNAVQAGKVLLDGLLDIQSRYPHLVSRARGRGTFCAFDSPNDATRVKLISQARNKGVVLGGSGDRSIRFRPTLVFKEHHAHLFLNIFNDILRDFK